The Kitasatospora sp. NBC_00374 genome has a segment encoding these proteins:
- a CDS encoding lipase maturation factor family protein, whose product MEWFAAPEYWLAREVFQRLLAAVYLTAFVAAANQFRALIGERGMLPVPEFTARVPARHSPSLFHLHYSDRAFAAAARTGAALSAALLAGVDDLLPLWAAMTLWGVLWVLYLSIVNVGQTWYAFGWESLLLETGFLAAFLGNDEVAPPVLVLWLLRWLLFRVEFGAGLIKWRGDRCWRDLTCLYYHHETQPMPGPLSWFFHHLPRPLHRVEVAANHLVQLVVPFGLFLPQPAATAAAALIAVTQLWLVLSGNFAWLNWLTIALAVSAVDADRLPFPLPDPPARPAGPLWYQALVIALTALIAALSYWPARNLLSHHQQMNRSFNRIHLVNAYGAFGTVGRLRHEVVVEGTDDPAVTDRTTWHEYGFKGKPGAVGRIPRQFAPYHLRLDWLMWFAAITPSYARPWFGSFVARLLVNDPDTLALLRHNPFPSAPPTFVRARLYRYRFTSWSELRATGAWWHRTPVHDYLRPSTRHDLAHLLPPQRR is encoded by the coding sequence GTGGAGTGGTTCGCGGCACCGGAGTACTGGCTCGCCCGGGAGGTCTTCCAGCGCCTGCTGGCCGCCGTCTACCTGACCGCCTTCGTCGCGGCCGCCAACCAGTTCCGCGCGCTGATCGGCGAGCGCGGGATGCTGCCGGTCCCCGAGTTCACCGCCCGCGTCCCGGCCCGGCACTCACCCAGCCTGTTCCACCTGCACTACTCGGACCGGGCCTTCGCCGCCGCCGCCCGGACGGGCGCCGCACTGTCGGCCGCCCTGCTCGCCGGCGTTGACGATCTGCTGCCGCTCTGGGCGGCCATGACCCTCTGGGGTGTGCTGTGGGTGCTCTACCTGTCGATCGTCAACGTCGGCCAGACCTGGTACGCCTTCGGCTGGGAGTCCCTGCTGCTGGAGACCGGCTTCCTGGCCGCCTTCCTCGGCAACGACGAGGTCGCGCCGCCGGTGCTCGTGCTCTGGCTGCTGCGGTGGCTGCTGTTCCGGGTCGAGTTCGGCGCCGGACTGATCAAATGGCGCGGCGACCGCTGCTGGCGCGACCTCACCTGCCTCTACTACCACCACGAGACCCAGCCGATGCCCGGCCCGCTCAGCTGGTTCTTCCACCACCTGCCCCGCCCGCTGCACCGCGTCGAGGTCGCGGCCAACCACCTGGTGCAGCTCGTGGTGCCGTTCGGGCTCTTCCTGCCCCAGCCGGCCGCGACGGCCGCCGCCGCGCTGATCGCCGTCACCCAGCTCTGGCTGGTGCTCTCCGGCAACTTCGCCTGGCTGAACTGGCTCACCATCGCCCTCGCCGTCTCGGCGGTCGACGCCGACCGGCTGCCGTTCCCGCTCCCGGACCCGCCCGCCCGCCCCGCCGGACCGCTCTGGTACCAGGCCCTCGTGATCGCCCTCACCGCCCTGATCGCCGCACTCAGCTACTGGCCCGCCCGCAACCTGCTCTCGCACCACCAGCAGATGAACCGCTCCTTCAACCGGATCCACCTGGTCAACGCGTACGGCGCCTTCGGGACCGTCGGACGGCTGCGCCACGAGGTCGTGGTCGAGGGCACCGACGACCCCGCCGTCACCGACCGCACCACCTGGCACGAGTACGGCTTCAAGGGCAAGCCCGGCGCCGTCGGCCGGATACCGCGTCAGTTCGCCCCCTACCACCTGCGGCTCGACTGGCTGATGTGGTTCGCCGCCATCACCCCCTCGTACGCCAGGCCCTGGTTCGGCTCGTTCGTGGCCCGACTGTTGGTCAACGACCCGGACACCCTGGCCCTGCTGCGCCACAACCCCTTCCCGTCCGCCCCGCCGACCTTCGTCCGGGCACGCCTGTACCGCTACCGCTTCACCTCCTGGAGCGAACTGCGGGCCACCGGCGCCTGGTGGCACCGCACACCGGTGCACGACTACCTCCGCCCGTCGACCCGTCACGACCTCGCCCACCTGCTGCCCCCGCAGCGCCGCTGA
- a CDS encoding EI24 domain-containing protein: protein MRDFAAGVGYLFKGQRWVVRHGRWWGFGMIPALITLVGYVAALTALVVWSGDLADWATPFADHWASPWQGLLRGLVVAVVVAASGLLSLVTFTAATLLVGQPFYESLCEKVDESEGGAPPAPEVSLWRELLVSARDSVQVLLRVVGFGVLLFAAGFVPLVGQTVVPVLGVCVSGYYLTAELSAVALQRRGIPQRERLRLLRGRMPLTLGFGVGVTLLFLVPFVTVLAMPGAVAGATLLGRDLAPVEPDELVEPDAEEPAESDGDVPIDLSKD, encoded by the coding sequence ATGCGAGATTTTGCGGCGGGGGTCGGCTATCTGTTCAAGGGGCAGCGCTGGGTGGTGCGGCACGGGCGGTGGTGGGGTTTCGGGATGATTCCCGCCCTGATCACGCTGGTCGGCTACGTGGCGGCGCTGACCGCGCTGGTGGTCTGGTCGGGCGATCTCGCGGACTGGGCGACGCCGTTCGCCGACCACTGGGCCTCGCCGTGGCAAGGGCTGCTGCGCGGGCTGGTGGTGGCGGTGGTGGTGGCGGCCAGCGGGCTGCTGTCGCTGGTGACGTTCACCGCGGCCACCCTGCTGGTCGGGCAGCCGTTCTACGAGTCGCTGTGCGAGAAGGTGGACGAGAGCGAGGGCGGCGCCCCGCCGGCGCCCGAGGTGTCGCTCTGGCGCGAGCTGCTGGTCTCCGCGCGGGACAGCGTCCAGGTGCTGCTGCGGGTGGTCGGCTTCGGTGTACTGCTCTTCGCCGCCGGATTCGTGCCGCTGGTCGGCCAGACCGTGGTGCCGGTGCTCGGCGTCTGCGTGTCCGGCTACTACCTGACGGCCGAGCTGTCGGCGGTGGCCCTGCAGCGCCGGGGGATACCGCAGCGCGAGCGGCTGCGGCTGCTGCGCGGCCGGATGCCGCTGACGCTGGGCTTCGGGGTGGGTGTGACGCTGCTCTTCCTGGTGCCGTTCGTGACGGTGCTGGCGATGCCGGGTGCGGTGGCCGGTGCGACCCTGCTGGGGCGCGACCTGGCACCGGTCGAGCCGGACGAGTTGGTCGAGCCGGACGCCGAGGAGCCGGCCGAGTCGGACGGGGACGTGCCGATCGACCTCTCCAAGGACTGA
- a CDS encoding EamA family transporter encodes MSSSAPRATADATSPGPAPTPARPALGGAVWAALGIVYVVWGSTYLAIRVAVETMPPFLSASARFFAAAPLLALLLLWRQGPAALRVTGRQLGSAVVVGLLLLVGGNGLVVLAERSVPSGLTALLVASVPLWVVLLNLSTGRRPPLATLAGVLLGLVGLAVLTSPGLSGEVRLSGLLSVVLAALIWAFGSFLAGKLEMPANPMAASVYEMFAAGVGALLLAVLRGEPQHFELAAVSTRSWLALAYLCSFGSLIAFTAYAWLLQRAPLSLVATYAYVNPVVAVVLGWLVLAEPLTWPVLLGGAIVVSGVFLVVRAER; translated from the coding sequence ATGTCATCCTCGGCACCGCGAGCGACGGCGGACGCCACGTCCCCCGGGCCCGCCCCCACCCCGGCCCGGCCCGCCCTCGGCGGGGCGGTCTGGGCGGCCCTGGGCATCGTGTACGTGGTGTGGGGCTCGACCTACCTGGCGATCCGGGTGGCGGTCGAGACGATGCCGCCGTTCCTGTCGGCCAGTGCCCGGTTCTTCGCGGCGGCCCCGCTGCTGGCCCTGCTCCTGCTCTGGCGTCAGGGCCCGGCCGCGCTCCGGGTGACCGGCCGCCAGCTTGGCTCGGCGGTCGTGGTCGGGCTGCTGCTGCTGGTGGGCGGCAACGGGCTGGTCGTCCTGGCGGAGCGTTCGGTGCCGTCCGGGCTGACGGCGCTGCTGGTGGCGAGCGTGCCGCTGTGGGTGGTGCTGCTGAACCTGTCCACGGGCCGGCGCCCGCCGCTGGCCACGCTGGCCGGCGTGCTGCTCGGCCTGGTCGGCCTGGCGGTGCTGACCTCACCGGGCCTGAGCGGGGAGGTCAGGCTCAGCGGCCTGCTCTCGGTGGTGCTGGCCGCGCTGATCTGGGCCTTCGGCTCCTTCCTCGCCGGGAAGCTGGAGATGCCCGCCAACCCGATGGCCGCCAGCGTGTACGAGATGTTCGCCGCCGGTGTCGGGGCCCTGCTGCTCGCCGTGCTCCGCGGTGAACCGCAGCACTTCGAGCTGGCGGCCGTGTCGACCCGCTCCTGGCTCGCCCTGGCGTACCTGTGCAGCTTCGGCTCGCTGATCGCCTTCACCGCGTACGCCTGGCTGCTGCAGCGGGCTCCGCTGTCCCTGGTCGCGACGTACGCGTACGTCAACCCGGTGGTGGCGGTGGTGCTGGGCTGGCTGGTCCTGGCGGAGCCGCTGACCTGGCCGGTGCTGCTCGGCGGCGCGATCGTGGTGAGCGGGGTCTTCCTGGTGGTCCGCGCCGAACGGTAG
- a CDS encoding nucleoside deaminase: MLAVAVEEARTGLAEGGIPIGAALFGADGELLGRGHNRRVQDGDPSMHAETAAFRAAGRLRGYGRTVMVTTLSPCWYCSGLVRQFGIGRVVIGEASTFEGGHAWLAEHGVGITVLDDPECVRLMTGFIAARPELWFEDIGE, translated from the coding sequence ATGCTGGCGGTGGCGGTCGAGGAGGCCAGGACCGGGCTGGCCGAGGGCGGGATCCCGATCGGTGCCGCGCTGTTCGGCGCCGACGGCGAACTGCTCGGACGCGGGCACAACCGCCGTGTCCAGGACGGGGATCCGTCCATGCACGCCGAGACCGCGGCCTTCCGCGCGGCCGGGCGGCTCCGCGGCTACGGACGCACGGTGATGGTCACCACGCTGTCGCCCTGCTGGTACTGCTCGGGCCTGGTACGGCAGTTCGGGATCGGCCGGGTGGTGATCGGCGAGGCGAGCACCTTCGAGGGCGGCCACGCGTGGCTGGCCGAGCACGGGGTCGGCATCACGGTGCTGGACGACCCCGAGTGCGTCCGGCTGATGACCGGATTCATCGCGGCACGGCCGGAGCTGTGGTTCGAGGACATCGGGGAGTGA
- a CDS encoding MBL fold metallo-hydrolase, translated as MTDRKTIDDTDGEPAGNPVGRRGFLRTAVAGAAVLPVMGALGGTAEAAEPTPTASPTASPTATPPTGDPVFRWLGTSGWRMESGGKNVLFDPYITRFDTGLAKGAFNPRTELSVRPDLVTEHAGRPDLILVSHSHWDHVSDVPYLATTGAAPIVATQTTCHLLQAMGVDPGRLVVVKGGEVLDFGYCTVEVVASLHSRNASYRYFAPGTLTAPPATRPATIADLPEGDTLAFQIRFGDGPAAFLMGASDFVERNLSGLRPDVAMIAVPSSKATHRYVPRLLRALGNPRTVVPVHWDNFEIPLADPAVQDPAMDLAGLVAEVRHAAPGTRIVTPEHLAPLRFGR; from the coding sequence ATGACGGATCGAAAGACGATCGACGACACGGACGGAGAGCCGGCCGGGAACCCGGTGGGACGCCGCGGATTCCTGCGGACGGCCGTCGCGGGGGCGGCCGTCCTGCCGGTGATGGGCGCGCTCGGCGGGACGGCGGAGGCCGCCGAGCCCACGCCGACAGCCAGCCCGACAGCCAGCCCGACAGCCACGCCGCCGACGGGCGACCCGGTCTTCCGCTGGCTCGGCACGTCCGGCTGGCGGATGGAGTCCGGCGGGAAGAACGTCCTCTTCGACCCGTACATCACCCGCTTCGACACCGGCCTGGCGAAGGGCGCGTTCAACCCGAGGACGGAGCTGTCGGTCCGGCCCGACCTGGTGACCGAGCACGCGGGCCGGCCCGACCTGATCCTGGTCAGCCACAGCCACTGGGACCACGTCAGCGACGTGCCGTACCTCGCCACCACCGGCGCCGCGCCGATCGTCGCCACCCAGACCACCTGCCACCTGCTGCAGGCGATGGGCGTGGACCCGGGCCGGCTCGTCGTCGTCAAGGGCGGCGAGGTGCTCGACTTCGGCTACTGCACGGTGGAGGTGGTGGCGAGCCTGCACAGCCGCAACGCCTCGTACCGGTACTTCGCACCCGGCACCCTCACGGCCCCGCCGGCCACCCGGCCGGCCACCATCGCGGACCTGCCGGAGGGCGACACCCTCGCCTTCCAGATCCGCTTCGGGGACGGACCGGCAGCATTCCTGATGGGCGCGAGCGACTTCGTCGAGCGCAACCTGTCCGGGCTGCGGCCCGATGTCGCGATGATCGCCGTACCGAGCAGCAAGGCCACCCACCGGTACGTGCCGCGGCTGCTGCGGGCCCTCGGCAACCCGCGGACGGTGGTTCCGGTCCACTGGGACAACTTCGAGATCCCGCTGGCCGACCCGGCGGTCCAGGATCCGGCCATGGACCTGGCCGGCCTGGTCGCGGAGGTCCGCCACGCGGCGCCCGGCACCCGGATCGTCACTCCCGAGCACCTGGCACCGCTGCGCTTCGGACGGTAG
- a CDS encoding cytochrome P450, whose amino-acid sequence MTAPVRAEIQPGIDLADPGFWRLPDADRAAAFAQLRALDRPAVFTDRATGRRFHALVRHADVVAASRTPEVFLSGPGVTTPEPARWVRALFGDSMVNLDDPRHADLRRIVSRAFTPRLIARVEEDIRRVAGRIVDEVVESRPQDFVTAVAAELPYQVICTMMGIPERQRREILAQINHASENTGVARSRIRVPGRGLRALARMQAVIAALGRERRRHPADDLISALVTADVDGKHLSSRELGAFFSLLLVAGVETTRNALAHGLHLLTEHPDQRALLAEDFDARIGGAVEEIVRYSTPIIQFRRTLATDHVLNGTPLAKGDKVVLFFGSANRDEAVFTDPDAFDITRSPNPHLGFGGGGPHFCLGAYLARQEMKVLYQELFTRLPDIRSVGSPELIPSSFDNRVRSLRFGFTPAA is encoded by the coding sequence ATGACTGCACCGGTGCGCGCCGAGATCCAGCCCGGAATCGACCTGGCGGATCCGGGGTTCTGGCGGCTGCCCGACGCGGACCGGGCCGCGGCCTTCGCGCAGCTGCGCGCCCTGGACCGTCCGGCGGTCTTCACCGACCGCGCCACCGGCCGCCGTTTCCACGCGCTCGTCCGGCACGCCGACGTGGTGGCGGCGAGCCGGACGCCCGAGGTGTTCCTCAGCGGCCCCGGCGTCACCACCCCCGAGCCGGCCCGCTGGGTACGCGCCCTGTTCGGCGACTCGATGGTCAACCTGGACGACCCCCGCCACGCCGATCTGCGGCGGATCGTCTCCCGGGCGTTCACCCCGCGGCTGATCGCCCGGGTCGAGGAGGACATCCGGCGGGTGGCCGGACGGATCGTCGACGAGGTGGTCGAGAGCCGGCCGCAGGACTTCGTCACCGCGGTCGCCGCCGAGCTGCCGTACCAGGTGATCTGCACCATGATGGGCATCCCCGAGCGGCAGCGCCGGGAGATCCTCGCGCAGATCAACCACGCCTCCGAGAACACCGGCGTGGCCCGCAGCCGGATCCGCGTCCCCGGGCGCGGCCTGCGGGCGCTGGCCCGGATGCAGGCCGTGATCGCCGCGCTCGGCCGGGAGCGCCGACGGCATCCCGCCGACGACCTGATCTCGGCCCTGGTCACCGCCGACGTGGACGGCAAGCACCTCAGCTCCCGGGAGCTGGGCGCCTTCTTCTCGCTGCTGCTGGTGGCCGGGGTGGAGACGACCCGCAACGCACTCGCCCACGGCCTCCACCTGCTGACCGAGCACCCCGACCAACGCGCCCTGCTCGCCGAGGACTTCGACGCCCGGATCGGCGGCGCGGTGGAGGAGATCGTCCGGTACAGCACCCCGATCATCCAGTTCCGCCGCACCCTCGCCACCGACCACGTCCTGAACGGCACCCCGCTCGCCAAGGGCGACAAGGTGGTGCTGTTCTTCGGCTCGGCCAACCGCGACGAGGCCGTCTTCACCGACCCGGACGCCTTCGACATCACCCGCTCGCCCAACCCGCACCTGGGCTTCGGCGGCGGGGGCCCGCACTTCTGCCTCGGCGCCTACCTGGCCCGCCAGGAGATGAAGGTGCTCTACCAGGAGCTGTTCACCCGCCTCCCGGACATCCGCTCGGTGGGTTCGCCCGAGCTGATCCCGTCCAGCTTCGACAACCGGGTCAGGTCGCTGCGCTTCGGTTTCACACCCGCGGCCTGA
- a CDS encoding ATP-binding protein, whose product MHRSVHDWLIHDYREDDLAAVVHLIDTTAELGQESVFSLAECITALTSRQPAVVAVSQGVPIGTALAHLAGDRAWVMRIAISPLWRGRGLASALLRELERRLVARRVRRIAYVLPEEELLGEGLRNAGYTRRPAVAYFEKAEPAAGPAANLLEELGGRLLPGDLWDKVAGMETEKNLIERRVVLPLAEPERAARHGVRPPRAIALFGPPGTGKTTFARAVASRLGWPFVELLPSRLADEGNLAAALRTAFARIARLERVLVFIDEVEEIAPTRAEGAVGGMHGVTNELLKLIPGFREGEERLLVCATNSIRSLDSAFLRPGRFDYLIPIGTPDPEARAAIWSRYAVTRTDVDLEVLVRRTELFTPADIEHAARIAAQAAFERDLGEIGSRPAGATTEDYLAAIAQCRPTVTPAMVEEFTADIGSHARV is encoded by the coding sequence GTGCACCGTTCCGTTCACGACTGGCTCATTCACGACTACCGGGAGGACGACCTGGCGGCGGTCGTGCACCTCATCGACACCACGGCCGAGCTGGGCCAGGAGTCGGTGTTCTCGCTGGCGGAGTGCATCACCGCGCTCACCTCCCGCCAGCCCGCCGTGGTCGCCGTCAGCCAGGGGGTCCCGATCGGCACCGCGCTGGCCCACCTGGCCGGCGACCGGGCCTGGGTGATGCGGATCGCGATCTCCCCGCTCTGGCGCGGCCGGGGCCTGGCCAGCGCGCTGCTGCGCGAGCTGGAACGGCGGCTGGTCGCCCGGCGGGTGCGCCGGATCGCGTACGTGCTGCCGGAGGAGGAGCTGCTCGGCGAGGGCCTGCGCAACGCCGGCTACACCCGGCGCCCGGCGGTCGCGTACTTCGAGAAGGCCGAGCCCGCGGCCGGGCCGGCCGCCAACCTGCTGGAGGAGCTCGGCGGGCGGCTGCTCCCGGGCGACCTGTGGGACAAGGTGGCCGGCATGGAGACGGAGAAGAACCTGATCGAGCGCCGGGTGGTGCTCCCGCTGGCCGAGCCGGAGCGGGCCGCCCGGCACGGGGTCCGGCCGCCGCGGGCGATCGCGCTGTTCGGCCCGCCGGGCACCGGCAAGACCACCTTCGCCCGGGCCGTCGCCTCCCGCCTCGGCTGGCCGTTCGTCGAACTGCTGCCCTCCCGGCTGGCGGACGAGGGCAACCTCGCAGCCGCCCTGCGGACCGCGTTCGCCCGGATCGCGCGGCTGGAGCGGGTGCTGGTCTTCATCGACGAGGTGGAGGAGATCGCCCCGACCCGCGCCGAGGGCGCGGTGGGCGGGATGCACGGGGTCACCAACGAGCTGCTCAAGCTGATCCCGGGCTTCCGCGAGGGCGAGGAGCGGCTGCTGGTCTGCGCGACCAACTCGATCCGCTCGCTGGACTCCGCCTTCCTGCGCCCGGGCCGCTTCGACTACCTGATCCCGATCGGCACCCCCGACCCCGAGGCCAGGGCCGCCATCTGGTCCCGGTACGCGGTGACCAGGACCGACGTCGACCTGGAGGTACTGGTGAGGCGGACCGAGCTGTTCACCCCCGCCGACATCGAGCACGCCGCCCGGATCGCCGCCCAGGCCGCCTTCGAACGGGACCTCGGCGAGATCGGCAGCCGGCCGGCCGGGGCGACCACCGAGGACTACCTGGCGGCGATCGCCCAGTGCCGGCCGACGGTGACCCCCGCGATGGTCGAGGAGTTCACCGCCGACATCGGCTCGCACGCCCGGGTCTGA